A stretch of Ferribacterium limneticum DNA encodes these proteins:
- a CDS encoding ABC transporter ATP-binding protein, with protein MSSDLQHPMADDIAISVRNLTKTYRLFNHPGDRVKQFLLLGFKQYHRKFTAIEEVSFDIRKGETVGIIGRNGSGKSTLLQLICGILKPTSGSVRVNGRTSALLELGAGFNPEFTGRENVYFHGTLMGFSKEQMDERFEDIAAFADIGEFIEQPVRTYSSGMFVRLAFAVGVHVSPDIMVIDEALAVGDSAFQAKCMIYLKSLQEKGNSVILFVSHDLIAVQNLCTRVLTLGDSHLLSDAEPGHSIDRYLTEPTQPSKATFPLGHPLRQGPQRFATLQNISVMNAQLEPTTRVAMGERIVIDLAFECRENLPAGRFGVTLRNLSGVVLHDFASGFSGIVGLPIGRNRFRITTSPIMAYPGRYHIGAWVQHSKGVPSDDRFDAALAIEIYDEKKVGHQDANFSGIRCSNTETYLPCSFEKM; from the coding sequence ATGTCCTCTGATCTGCAGCACCCGATGGCCGACGACATCGCAATTTCGGTTCGAAATCTAACGAAAACCTATCGCCTTTTCAATCATCCTGGCGACCGAGTCAAACAGTTCCTGTTGCTGGGATTCAAGCAATACCACCGGAAATTCACGGCGATTGAAGAGGTTTCGTTCGACATCAGGAAAGGAGAAACCGTTGGCATTATCGGCCGCAATGGCTCCGGCAAAAGCACACTGTTGCAGCTGATCTGCGGGATTCTCAAACCGACCAGCGGATCTGTAAGGGTCAACGGCCGCACCTCTGCCCTACTTGAGCTTGGTGCAGGCTTCAACCCAGAGTTTACGGGACGAGAGAATGTTTACTTCCATGGCACGCTAATGGGCTTCAGTAAGGAGCAGATGGACGAAAGGTTCGAGGACATTGCAGCCTTTGCCGACATCGGCGAGTTCATAGAGCAGCCGGTTCGAACTTACTCAAGCGGTATGTTCGTACGACTTGCGTTCGCAGTAGGGGTGCATGTATCTCCAGACATCATGGTAATCGATGAAGCTCTTGCTGTAGGGGACAGCGCCTTCCAGGCCAAGTGCATGATTTATCTCAAATCCCTTCAGGAAAAAGGCAACTCGGTCATACTGTTTGTCAGCCATGACCTGATAGCCGTCCAGAACCTATGCACCCGCGTGCTGACCTTGGGTGATAGCCATCTTCTGAGTGATGCGGAACCTGGGCATTCTATCGACCGCTACCTTACAGAGCCTACCCAGCCCTCCAAGGCAACCTTTCCTCTTGGCCACCCTCTGCGGCAAGGACCTCAACGCTTTGCAACATTGCAGAACATTTCTGTCATGAACGCACAACTCGAACCAACAACACGCGTTGCAATGGGAGAGAGGATTGTCATTGACCTTGCATTCGAATGCAGAGAAAACTTGCCTGCCGGTCGATTTGGCGTGACCCTCAGAAACTTGTCGGGTGTAGTTCTGCATGATTTTGCATCTGGCTTTTCGGGAATCGTCGGACTACCCATCGGGCGCAACCGCTTTCGCATTACTACCAGCCCCATCATGGCCTATCCTGGCCGATATCACATAGGAGCCTGGGTACAGCACTCAAAAGGGGTTCCCTCAGATGATCGCTTTGACGCCGCACTTGCGATCGAGATATATGACGAAAAAAAGGTCGGGCATCAGGATGCCAACTTTTCCGGCATCCGCTGCTCGAATACTGAAACCTACCTTCCCTGCTCTTTCGAGAAAATGTAG